The stretch of DNA GATCTAGAAGAAATTATGGTTaccaaaaagaattaagaaatgtACCTCAGACACCAAATCGAGGAGAGAGTCAGATACCAACGACCAACCTTGGAAACAATTATTGGATAAAGGGTCCAAAGTTTTTCTGCCCAATAAGGTGAGAGCCATACGTGCATTAGGCATTGTCTCTTCGGCACGCATTCTTAGAAACATTGAGAAATCATTCTTGAACTGATTCAAATAACTCTCGTACAAACTTGGAAGGCATGGACTTCTGAGATAAACGTTCGTCTTATTTTCCTCAAGCCCATCAGGAACTTTGGAAAGCCAATGTAGACTAAAAGATGAATGGACAAAATGAAGAGACTTGCTTGGGAAAAGCCTTTTGTAGAATGAGCCTGGGAGTCCTGAGACGAAGCACTTTCCTTGAACATTCGTCTCCAGCTTCTCGTGGAAGGAAGGGACCAACTTGAAAATTGCATTGAAGTCGTTGTCCGGAAGATCGTTCAGACAACAATCGATCTCCGGTGGGTTTTGACCTTTTTGTTGGTACGTTGCTATGATTGTGTTAACGATTTCGGACATAACCAAGATTGTGTTTTTTCCGGAAGAACATCCCAAGTCAGCTACTTTGATGCACCCCGGAAAATCCATTTTCACTATCATTTCTTTTACGTTTTTCACCACCACCGGTTTTGCATCAGAAGCAATACCTTtctaaaaagttaaaacaaaaagtgaaatctaattatatatgtaaagaaaagCTTAAatcaaaagatagaaaaaaaaaaaaaaacaaacaaacaaaaatacacatttgatatcagaaaaagagagacaaaggAGTTGTTATTCAGATCATCTATAGTACATATTTTCCAAAGTTTAAATATGGTTCATATGTTATAGAAAAGTACTAAGCTTACCTGCACCTCAGAATTATTTGCATAACTGTGTTCTCCATCTCCACCCTTCATGCTAACAACACTCATGTCGACTACTACTTGATGCGATTAGATGCTGAAAATGGACGCTGGGGGTACAATTATATTAACACAAAAGGGGCGCAAAGTATGATCGTCTCGAAGACATGAATtattgaagaagaacaaaataaataaataaatttgtaggGGCCTCtagcttttttatatatatatatattaatatatataaagtcaGTTCATCCGGTTCTTTTCTTTATCCTGCCGACAAAAGGAGTAGATAGTTTCTTTGATTTGTAACCATGCTTAGGGCATCTCCACTAATGAATACTCATCAAAGtattctcaataaaaaaaaattaatatagagaAGAAcgagaataaaaaaagaagagaatcaatACTTAGTCTTCCGCAAAAATCGTTTCTATTACTGTTGCAAACACACCACCATTTTTTATTGGTccatctttattaaaaaaattaaaaatataactatacaattaaaatattattatttttatgtttttgagtaACCTTTCCCATTTCTACCGCTCGAGATAACCTTATGAATCataatatagtataatatacCAGTAAAACCCATCTTCAAGTCAGCTCCTATTATGCAAGGTAACATGGTCGAATGAGagtaaatttcaattaaaaaatcgCAAAAATAGACAGTTAACTATTTAGTTTGACTAAAAGCAAATGTTTAgtcattttttaaattaaaaacaaaattagatctAAATTATCCATAAACCCTACAAACTCATTTAGATCTTTAAATAAACGACACTTAACACATATCGGAATTGATTTAAAGTTTACATAATGTGTTAAGAGTCGTTTATTTAAAGATTATGTAAACTTTTTCAAAcatctaataaaaaaagttaaagaaaaaattatctaaaGGTTGTGTTACTGTTCACAAacggaaaaaataaaaaactctcTTTCTTGGAGATATCATCACTAAATCCTAATTCTCGTCTTTATCCTCCGGACGCTTATCAGCgattctctatctctctctcgctctctctcgctctcttcaTCGTTGTAGTGTTTGTTTTTGTCCATAGTCGTGTTCGTTTTCGTCTACAGTCGTGCTTGTTTTCGTGTTCCGGTATGTGTCGAATCTTTATTTTTGAGTGATTCGGTTTATTGAGGGTTTTTATTGATAGTTTACGGATGATTGTCGTCGTCGTTAATTTGCATATGGTGGTtgattttttagatatattcgattcgatggctaaGTTACTGTATGCTTTACGactgatttattatttattaatgcATATGTGgctgagtttgttttatgttgcggctgagttattttacgatttacggctgagttatgtttatCAATTTATTGATGactgagtttgttttatgtttcgGCTGAGTTATTGTATGTTTAAGGCTGAGCTATGGTTATCGCACCTGagttattttatgatttacggctgagttatctcTTATCAATGTATTGatgattgagttttttttatgtttcggctgagttattgtatgtttacggctgagttatggttaacaATGTATTTGCGGCTGGgttattttatgctttacagctgagttatggttaTCGCAGCTGAGTTATTTTTACGATTTACGGCTGATTTATGGTTATCAATgtatttgtggctgagtttgttttatgttgtggctgatttattttatgctttactgCTGAATTATATTTATCAGATCAGATGGCTAAGGTTATTTCTAAAGAACAAGCAAGAGATTACCCCCAAGACTTTATGCAGAAGAAAAGTCTATTCTGGAGAATAAAAACATTGATAACAATTTCAAGATGGGAGATTTCCCTGGGATTAGAGAATCAATAGGACCTGATGCGTGGGATGAAATGAAGAAggtacctattggaataattGCTAAGCTAGCTGATAGCCAATTTGTGTGGTCTAGTAAGACtgtacatttcctactatgtagaAAATTAAGAATACATAAGAAGGAAATTTGATGTCTCGTTGGTGGTCAACCTATCAAGTTCGGTTTGGATGAATTTGGTCATAACACAGGGTTACACACAGACCCAATGCCTACAGAAAAGTTTGAACCTGAAGCTGACTACAAAAATTTCTTCAAAGTTTCATGGCAAACTTTTCAGTCAGTGTGTGGCCCTTGTGGTGGTCTTTGgggacattgtgtggcctttatggcgggctCTTTAGCCAATTGAGTGGCCTTTGTGGCaagctgtttagccaatgttgcctgtttaggcggtcatTCGGGATGTGTGGCTTGTTTAGGCgatccttcgggatgtatggtctttgtgacggtccttccgGATGTGTGGCATATTTAGGAGGTCCTTCAAgatgtgtggtcttcgtgacggtctttcgggatgTGTGGCCTTGTTGGTCGTCGTTGTTAAGacaattgtttggccttggtggcagtcctcTTTAgcacatttgtttggccttggtggcggtctgtttagacatttgtttggccttggtggtggtcctgtttaggacatatATTGGCCTTAGTGGTGGCCCTTGTGTCATATTGATGATCCTTGTGAGGTTATGAGGTATTCTGGTGAGGGAagatgtggttggtaggacattgtgatgtttacgcgagccacgggaggGAGACATAGTTAGGAGATAGGACttagacgtgttcagaattgtttgctctaaGGATAGTTGGTCCTGAATGACTCTTTGGGGAGCTTTAGTCCTCCTAGTACCGTATAtgttctgagactttgtggcttgagagtatgagatgtatatcgactttggatgatGATCCGGAAGCAtgttgtagggtggcaacccgagagacgaatattggacttcctttatatatatatatatggtatgcgggcttaggcctgatgaTGAGCCAATACTATGGCATGCAGGCTAAGGCCTGATGATGAGCCAATATAAACTCAAGGTTGTGACCTATGAGTAAGGAGAGGCCAAAAGCAAATAATTTCTGGAATGTGAGTCTATCGCCTGGAGGTAACCTTCGTGAATCGGTCGAAGGAAGTGCAGGTCGTGGAgatggttgcacgggagtccttggttGATATTTGTTcaagattcgaggatgaatctatgttAGTagaggagaattgtaacatccgcgaactaaAAAATCCAGTTTGGggtgagtgtcgatcgacatcataggggtgtcggtcgacatcaaCACTCTTGGTTTGACCGGTTTTGTTTAAAATGTCGGTCTAATGCGGCTTGGGTTTTGGAAAACCCTAGGGGTCGTGTTTGAAAGGAGGAACTCGACGCCCTTGAGAGTGTTAGGCTGTTTTTACCTTTGGCAAGTGAGAAAAGTCCCATAAAGTTTCTTGAGAGGTTTATGTGATTTTCTATGGATTTCTAAgttggttttggtgttttttgaACGTGGAGAAGAAGATCTGAGCGTGGATGTCGAGTAGAAGTCATTTGAAGGCTTGGATCTTGCTGTTCTTCGTCAGTTCAATCAAAACAAGAGATtagtgcatgatcatggctaatctaagcttgagattctctgttttgtgtttctatGAGTTGTGTGATTGATTCGCTTGAATGTTGGTGTGATTTCTGTGTCTATGTGTCTTGATTTCGCTCCTATTGATGCCTTGGTCGAGTGAGAGGTGTTTTGGGATGGAGATTCATGGTGGATATCGCAGGAAAATGATGCTTGGCATCaatgtcagtcgacaccaatgcGAGGGCTCTAatgagtgttggtcgacaccatgtggaggtatTGGTCGACACAACTAGAGTTTCCGTGGGATGTCGAGcaagtgtcggtcgacaccagatttCCAATGTTGATCGGCACCAGGAGGATGTCGGTTGACACCTACCTTTACCAGgtggcagtgtcgatcgacatcatgAGGGTGTTCGTCGACACCAACCTTTAGCAGCACCTGAAATTGCTTGTTGCCTGGTTTGATTGTGTTATttatttgtgtgttgttagagttctcaattgcttgtgtgtgtagcccagtagatggaggattgcctcactgagtatttgtgataatactcatgcatctcaattgttgttcatggtgcaggtaaaggaaaagtgtgaacgtagaatcaaggcaatgaagaggagaatgttctagtggctcgattggttaATGTTTGACTTcggttaggttgctagagtttaATCGTTAAAATGTTGTTAGGCTGTTGCTTTAATGCTTATTGACTTTATTGGATAGTTTATTACTGATTATGTTGAAATGATAATTGGTTTATCGGTTTAGTATCTCTAGTTCaatattgttatttattttcactGTTGTATAAAAtcactagttaattattatattaaaaaaatggtctAGTCgtttcacaaacacaaaaatacaatcTATCTAAAATTAgagaatttaaatattaatcaaaatatagtaaaataaataaaaaaatagaacatatatttttcttaatagttATTAAACCGCAGGTTAAAtttagtaataatataattgtgAATCACATGAAACCGCCAATTCTTTTGCtctttgtgtttgttcatcacaattcacaaagaGAAACACTCACAAATTGTAATTGTTTGAAGCctgattttctcttctttaattgGGATGTTACTTTACGTCCACTTTAATGGTGTTCATtgagttttcattttctttaaacaaatcaattccaccattttttaaaaaacacttcatGGAGCCATCATTATATATAATGATCTCTTCCACAAGCCGAAATCAATTCCATGAACAGTTAATATAATCAATTCCACTATAGTGATTTCTTATCCTCACAAGATGGCGTACGTTTAACTACGGCGAATTAAACAAATCTAGAATGTTTCTCATATCAAATATTGATTCTAGTTTATGACTTCTATTCGTAAGATATAATTCTTCAGATGATCCAGAGACTAGATATGATTTAGTCTAACCATTaacactttttttataaaagaagaaagactaACTCTTATTCATGTTTAGTTGGCCTTGTGGATTCCAAGTCTTCAATTTGATTTTCTCCTCCGTTTGACCAATCACTTAAATTGATTCTTTTGATGGGAAAGAATACAAATCACTTAAATTCttctttaatgatttatttttagtgGCCTTATCCTCTCTTTTTTGTGGCAGTTACGTTTCTCTTCttgtcttttaagttttaattgtgattttcttttctttcacatCAGGAACTCGAGTTCTCTCTTTAGTAGCCAAGGCccataaagtatatatatatatatgctgcaCCACATTCACCTTTTTACCATTATTgctatatgcatatatataaaccagTAATGACGGATGTATATAATTTATCCCTTCAAGGATGCTCTAACATAAATTGGCACTGAACACCATCAACAATGAAAATTATggtcttcagtttttttttttctctctcaataTGTAACTTTGTCATTCCACTGATTGGAACACTCAGTGATGTGATTGGAACACTTAGGGTCCGAATGGTAATGGTGTATTTAATTGtgcgaaacaaaaaaattgatagtgcggtacggttcaactgcggtttATGTAGGAGAAATATATTTACGGAGCAAGTGCGGTTTATACCGAATTAGCGGtacaaaacaatttttgattggtgaaaaaaataattgcGGTTCATAagtaaagttatatatatatatatattgttactataatatttgtatgagtagattagtaaaaatataaataattaatataactgtaaatttctatatttttgtgttaatagaaaaaatatttagaaccATAAATACCCagaattatttaaattaaaatttagtttcttatataaatattttttatgcccaactaaaaatatttcataagttattaacattttggttatttattttttatttataatttaatagagaaagaagaaaagaagaatgttTTTTAAGTGGTATAATGTTATATACAGATATGTTACGTTATTTACGATGttggattaattttttttcaggaTGCAGTACTTGCCTATTTGTtttgccacaaaaaaaaaaagataaagcatatctgtattaaaaattattaaaaagacaTTATAGTATTGTTGCAGTTTCAAATCCGCTAGGTAAAAGGCATTGTTGATCATAAAGGCGGTCCAAGGCAAAAAATGTTGTGTAAAACTGCGaatcactttttttctttttgtgaaaaacGCAAGTTAATATTTTTGTGCATGAATGGTGACCTTTATGCGGTATTCACAAAAACACCTTCAAAAACCGCTTTTATGATATCTCCATTCACAACCTTAGTATTGTGATAATGTGTAACTTTATCACAACAACAGTGTTATAGCTCTTTGGGAAGGCCAAGGATTTTACCGCCTCGCCATAAATCAATATGACAGGATTTGTCTACATAGTCAGATTCGTTGGTGCCTGCAAAACCCtttctatatattatactagGAAAGTCCCACACGATATGTGGATAAAAATAATATAGCAAAATATGCAATATTTTGAAATTAGAGGAAATTCGGTGAACAGTTTAGAGCCGTTAAGGTTGCAAGAGGCGAGTTTCTGGCGGTACTTTAAAGAGAGAGGGGAGTGGATATTCAGATTGTAGGAAAGTCAATGCTAGTAGATTTGATTATCAGTCCCGTGGATTCGTATGatgttatttttggttttatcgtTAGTTTCAACTTTTTTAAGAATCTAATCTCTTCGTATACgtatttcattttctctcatcctttAATGGTTAGGTAgatgatataagaaaaaaaaattcattatcattgttttgttttttgttttttattttttggtttagaaaaataaatttcaatcgcaatcgcccgcaaccgcaaatgCTTacgggaagcagcttttggaaatCAATGGTTTCGAGCAGTTGGGAGCGATTGGAAATGGTTTGTGTGATTGACATCAATCTCTAGCAACCGTTACCACCAGCAAAGTTTGCGGGAAGTagtgaaaaaacaaataaacacctAAGTGGACAATATACATCGCATGTAGTCAGATTttaagatagttttttttttgtaagaagtAGGAGACTTACAATTtattcaaataagaaaaaaaataggctCGAATGTTTCGTGGGTACACAGCCCCATTTACATCCCCTAACAAATCCAAACGAACATCATCAGGACAATActtccatctccttgaaagtgagccggTACCCCCTGCCTCTCACTGAGAATGTAATGATTCTGATCTCACCATCGGTTTTGAGCCTCGGGTGGTCCTCAAAATAGTTCAGTTTCAGCGTGGCAAATAAATGTACCGTCTTCTCTCCGTAAACCTCCAAGTTGGTCATCATAAGCTTGCTTAGGTAGCACATATCAAAGAAGAACTCAACAATTCTGGCGATCCCCAACTTCTTCATCGTTTCGTGGTGGGGATAACGAGTTCCTACAAAGCTCATCTTGGAGAGTATCTTGAGAAATTTTGCTGGACACccttcttcctttctctttgaCCTCCTTGAAGCCATTCTGGTCCTCTCAAGCTGCTTTTCGTCCTTCTTTGTGCTCTCCCCATCAGTATGCTCATTCTCTTGTTCCACCACCCTCTCAGCTACCTCTTTAGCCTTTTTAGAAGCAGGCCTTTTTCTTTCGAAATCACTCCTCTGTTGCGTGAATAGGTGGATCGGTCCTCGTCGTCCCTCCCTTTTCCTGCATCTGAATCGACCTCTATAGGATCAGTGATTGTTCTCTCTGACGTGAACAGCTACTTACGCCTTGGTGTTCGACAAACCGCATATTCACCTGGATTTAGTGATTCTACCGGACCTGCTATCCGAAGGGATGCTCGAGTAGGGTTCCATGTGATGGGTCGGTGACTGGAGTCGTGCACCGGATGGCAAAGAATGCGTAGGGGCTCcttgttcttcaatttcttgagCAGGGCTTCTATCTTCTCCAGTTTGAGGCGTAGCTGAGCCAAAGGCAGAGCCCTTCTTCTTGTAGGTTCTGATCTTGGGAGCCATGGAAAATCCTTGAAACTGATATGAAAGAACTAAAGCTTGGAATTAATAGGGTTAGtgcccaaaaaaacaaaactcgaGTTTGCGAAAGAGATTTTTGGAGAATAAGGAAAAAACGGTGGAACGGGAAGGAAACTTAGCAAATTCAAGTTATTGGAGAGGGTATGCTTGGGTTTCCCTTAAATAGAAGTGAAGGTGGCTAGGGCTTCCCTCGAGCATGGGATAAGGGTTTGAAAATTTGGATTTCAAACCCACCCGAGTAAGCACACGATCATGCGCGTCGAGTACACCCTCGGATTCCACCTCGtgttgctttttttgttttattttttgttttgtttttgttatcctaaaaatcaaaaataacaaataaaagagatgaaatcacaaaaagtttaaacaaaaacaaaaattaaaagatacctttgagactttctcccaagtgagcttgtttaaagtcactaagcttgactgtTCATGCTTTTTAAGCATTTGGTTGGTGATAGAGAGGCATTGAGGACCGCTCTAGTGCATTCAGCTTGCTCAGATGCTGTTTCACCCCTATCTCATAGTTTATCAGCAAATGCAAcattcctctctcttttctttaacAAATCCCTTGAGCATACCATCATATATTTCTGAAACTGCTTGGTATCACCTGAAAATACTTGAACGGAGAAGTCCTGGCCATTGATAGTTGGCTTCTTTACTTCTTCATTGATATCAgacttcatcttgaagttttcTCCAAGCTCAATGTTGATTTGTCCTCTCTTGACATCGATCACAACACCAACTGTTGGTCAAAATGGTCTTCCATGGATCAATGGATCTTCAGACTCCTCATCCGTTTCTagaaccacaaagtcagtagggATCTCCACTTTTCCAACCCTAATAGGCAAGTTCTCAAGAAGAACATGGGGATTCCTAACGATTCCGTCAGCGAGGATCAAGTAAAAACTGAAGGGCTTGAAATCATTGAATCCTAGTTTCTTAGCTATAGAGAGAGGCATAACACTGACCGAAGCTCCTATATCGCACAAATTGTTGGTGAAGATTTGAAAACCAAGTGAACAAGGTAGTGTGAAGGAACCAGGATCCTCAAACTTCTTTTCGACTTTCATCTATGCTTCTGAGCATACGCCACTTATCAAAATCGCATTTCTAATTCCTTTAATGGCTTCCCTTGCTGTTTCTTTCCATTGAATGGTTTGTCGGTTGATCTCTTCCCTAAGGACATGTGGAGGTAAGAGTTTAGGTGCAGAGATTTTCAGCGATGACATGCGATATGCAAGCTCTTCGAACTGGAGATCAAAAGTATCTTTGTATCTCGCTTCCAATTCCCCTTTCTAGGTTGCAAGAAGTGGAGATGGTGTTGTTACCCGAGTATCCACACGATGGTTCTTGAACTCCTCCTATTCTGGACTGGTCGCACGAAGACATACTTGGGGGTCTACTCGATCCAGCTGATCGAATGTCTGTTTGGATGACTCATCGGGTGAGTTGAGGTGTTTCTCCTGGAGCTCATTATGATCCTTCCCATCTTGAATCTCATTTTCCACAGTGATGTGTGGATGTACAGTCTGGACACAGATGGTATGTGCGGTTgcataatcctttgggttctgaactGCTTTTCCTGGTAGCTGACTAGGCTTTGGGGCAGTTGGAGCGGCACCTTGTCCTTCTAGATACCTCTACTTTGTGTTCAATGTGTCGTACCTAACATTGAGGTCATTGTACTGGGagtcgattttgattttgatattcaTTTCTGCAACCCGTTTGGCCGTATCCATTGCAATGTTGGCTTGTCCCTGGATGATTTGTTGAAGTAATCCTATCAAGTCAAGCTCACGAGGTTGGTTGTGTTGTCCTTGTTGTGGCTGGAATCTAGGTGGAGCCATAGGCTATTGATAACCTCCAGAGTATTGCTGTTTTGGAGAATAGCCTTggttgtattggacaaaaggcaTTTGTGTAGCTTGGTTGTGCTGAGTTGCTGAAAGGTAGATctgatcttgaggatttgcaacattggGGTTTTTGTACGAGGATTGGAGTTTGGTTTGAGCTGGTTATATTCTTTGTTGTATCCTCCTTGATTTTTGATGTAGTTGACATCTTCAATCTGGACATTCTCCCCATTCAGAAGGGAAATTTCATAAAACAATCAATCTAAAGCATCCTAATCGATTAAGAACACCTACTAGcctatcccatccttagaaactttagttcactactcagatctcatgacAATCGACATAAACTCAGAAACGAATAAGAATTGCATAACAAAAATGTTGGAAATGAAAGTAATCGATGTATTGAAAAGAAGCAAATGTAATACAAAATCAAACGTAGAAGAAATGTAAAACAGAAATTAAGAAATCGTAACAAAGCTTTTTGAAATGTAAAATTGTCTCTCTGGTTGTGTATGGTGGCTCTCGCTCACTCTCCATATATGTTCTCGAAAATGGATAAACAGATTTCACCAGGTCTATTGATAAACAGATTTTcaccagggtatcaattccctatgcagttgagtacaaagggttatcaatccaaatggttgtttatgctagcaggaaggatgcaatcagaacaatgcaagtcaagccaagtaatagtagggttttatctaacaattctaaaataataaaagaaaagaatataaacaaagaaaccactctacctaagcactcgatgcaatcattcgagtacatgatcaggtggagtgatcgagtaagcaaatgaagtatgaacaactcgagagattactcgatacaggttatcgtgtacctgatcgggtaagggatcgagtgatgaatgaaaatgcaagcaattaagatatgaaagcttctaaggatggggtaatcgaatcttAAGCATTCCTGACCAATACatatgtcttacatgcctcaagcaaatatttcctagacaatgaatctctaaaatcttgttaaaacactctcgtgatagaaacaatcaaccttgatcactcccctacccaactctcgttggagaaacatgaccaagcaggcattaagatccgattcattattatcagtaaaccccttactcatctaatctcttaggctaagtgagtaaacctctagcattggttgattcaagcatctcatctacacctctcggtggtaaaacaccttagatctaatctcaccctctcggtttgttgacagcattaagaacaccaatctagaaggaaatctattaaacaaatacaatcaactaagacatcctaaccaatcaagaacacaaaataatctatcccatccctagaaactttactacactactcggaaatcatagcaaggAACATAACAgcatatatgaacgaaaattgcattataataaacggtagagtagagaa from Camelina sativa cultivar DH55 unplaced genomic scaffold, Cs unpScaffold00430, whole genome shotgun sequence encodes:
- the LOC104773048 gene encoding salicylate/benzoate carboxyl methyltransferase isoform X2, which translates into the protein MSVVSMKGGDGEHSYANNSEVQKGIASDAKPVVVKNVKEMIVKMDFPGCIKVADLGCSSGKNTILVMSEIVNTIIATYQQKGQNPPEIDCCLNDLPDNDFNAIFKLVPSFHEKLETNVQGKCFVSGLPGSFYKRLFPSKSLHFVHSSFSLHWLSKVPDGLEENKTNVYLRSPCLPSLYESYLNQFKNDFSMFLRMRAEETMPNARMALTLLGRKTLDPLSNNCFQGWSLVSDSLLDLVSEVGLETTTDISIGPVFRFVSVPKKGTRSFRVE
- the LOC104773048 gene encoding salicylate/benzoate carboxyl methyltransferase isoform X1, which encodes MSVVSMKGGDGEHSYANNSEVQKGIASDAKPVVVKNVKEMIVKMDFPGCIKVADLGCSSGKNTILVMSEIVNTIIATYQQKGQNPPEIDCCLNDLPDNDFNAIFKLVPSFHEKLETNVQGKCFVSGLPGSFYKRLFPSKSLHFVHSSFSLHWLSKVPDGLEENKTNVYLRSPCLPSLYESYLNQFKNDFSMFLRMRAEETMPNARMALTLLGRKTLDPLSNNCFQGWSLVSDSLLDLVSEGIVKESDVESFNVPFYNPDASEVKEIIENEGSFEINNFETIFGLFFSYQTGVKDEDVDQSCRLEAVKKRANMIRSIMEPMLVAHFGDAIIEQLFDKYTYHGCQRYDTLCNKPTVNFFVSLTRK
- the LOC104773053 gene encoding uncharacterized protein LOC104773053; translated protein: MKVEKKFEDPGSFTLPCSLGFQIFTNNLCDIGASVSVMPLSIAKKLGFNDFKPFSFYLILADGIVRNPHVLLENLPIRVGKVEIPTDFVVLETDEESEDPLIHGRPF